The Candidatus Bathyarchaeum sp. genome window below encodes:
- a CDS encoding PQQ-binding-like beta-propeller repeat protein — protein MLTKKSKKINKTVSVCAIIFLLSFELLLLSSSVSAETTLSGYTPMPDRDTDTFVGVSPTLIGLGQELVINAIVYPAPSGPTYEAFSLIDELNEGYSGVSVTIIDPDGNEETFMPIDMTLSRQGIDEPGKTQIVGHLMFVYKPTKVGDYTITADFPGQFFTTDPIHPTAKLSVYYKPSSSKTATSFSVQSDLVNGGLLNGYPWSSLPDGYWENPVQTDNREWAAISGDWTQACYDITGTNYNPYSAAPNSPHIIWSRTISESGLIGGIWGSLPYQQSGSASGSGPRPKFAAIMDGNLYRNTQSGFEAVDIRTGEQLWEVPGTITQAQRLDLPFQTESQVSEGGISSWLWGISKGKWTRYDPTTGSVIQTINVPTDLAHVMIDDGDPIIWCLQADLSLWNTTKPLGLPYVNLIKWDFNKLISTVGYSNLLSSDWAAGIVFNVSAQTGALVDIGDSKFSGPRVFPFREAGVVVVRNKNAMQITAGFDYYTGELIWAIDAVLNLDVLNEGVAASSSGPHITKDGASNNYVAYDVQTGEEIWRAAHGEYPWGALPSYSYVYHDGVDFFGSYDGHVYAYSTNDGSLIWKSEFNGETFETLESTQPFNGKAIGADGKLYFSTATPYQMMPRPRFKPLVCIDEYTGEFLWKLPIDMMPMGIADGYLICEDIDNGVEYGIGKGPTTTTVSATYEAVILGSSTIIKGTVTDQSPGSPNTPAISDEDMSEWMDYLYGQNATLLNNPPTPKGVTVKLEAIDPNGNYQNLGTTISDSYGNYGFTCKPKIEGQYTIIATFEGSESYFGSSATTYLTVDPAITPSTAIDTEEPVNTETPISSEEPPAATSTDFTVLIILGIVAAVVGSAYWIVKRK, from the coding sequence ATGTTAACTAAAAAATCTAAAAAAATCAACAAAACGGTGTCAGTGTGTGCAATAATTTTTCTGTTGAGTTTTGAATTGCTTTTGCTTTCTTCTTCAGTTTCTGCAGAGACAACGTTATCCGGTTACACTCCTATGCCTGATCGTGATACAGATACATTTGTTGGAGTAAGTCCTACTCTTATTGGATTGGGACAAGAATTGGTAATTAATGCCATTGTTTATCCAGCGCCCTCAGGTCCAACGTATGAGGCATTCAGTTTAATTGATGAATTGAATGAAGGATATTCTGGTGTAAGTGTTACTATCATTGATCCGGATGGAAATGAAGAAACATTTATGCCAATAGACATGACGCTATCGCGACAAGGAATTGATGAACCTGGAAAAACCCAAATTGTTGGTCACCTGATGTTCGTATATAAACCTACAAAAGTAGGAGATTACACTATTACCGCTGATTTTCCTGGACAATTTTTTACAACTGATCCAATACATCCAACTGCAAAACTTAGCGTTTATTATAAACCCTCAAGTTCAAAAACTGCAACGTCGTTTTCTGTGCAATCAGACCTTGTTAATGGCGGATTATTAAATGGATATCCATGGTCATCTCTTCCTGACGGATATTGGGAAAACCCAGTTCAAACTGATAATCGTGAATGGGCTGCAATTTCTGGTGACTGGACACAAGCTTGCTATGACATTACTGGGACAAACTATAATCCTTACAGCGCTGCACCTAATTCTCCACACATAATTTGGTCACGAACAATATCTGAAAGTGGTCTAATCGGTGGAATTTGGGGTTCATTACCTTACCAACAAAGTGGAAGTGCAAGTGGTTCGGGTCCTAGACCTAAATTCGCTGCAATAATGGATGGAAACTTGTACAGAAATACACAATCTGGCTTTGAAGCAGTTGATATTCGCACAGGTGAACAACTCTGGGAAGTTCCAGGAACAATCACCCAAGCGCAGCGATTAGATTTGCCTTTTCAAACAGAATCTCAGGTTAGTGAGGGAGGAATATCTTCCTGGCTTTGGGGAATAAGTAAAGGAAAATGGACACGATATGATCCTACAACGGGTAGTGTCATTCAAACCATTAATGTGCCTACTGATTTGGCTCATGTAATGATTGATGATGGTGATCCTATCATTTGGTGTCTTCAAGCAGATCTTAGTCTTTGGAATACAACAAAACCATTGGGTCTGCCCTACGTTAACCTAATCAAATGGGACTTTAACAAACTAATTAGTACCGTAGGATACAGCAATCTTCTTAGTAGTGATTGGGCTGCTGGAATTGTTTTTAATGTTTCAGCCCAAACAGGAGCTTTAGTAGATATCGGTGATAGCAAATTCTCAGGACCAAGAGTCTTTCCATTTAGAGAAGCTGGTGTGGTCGTAGTTAGAAACAAGAATGCAATGCAAATTACTGCGGGCTTTGACTATTATACTGGTGAATTAATATGGGCAATTGATGCAGTTCTAAACTTAGATGTTCTAAACGAAGGAGTTGCTGCAAGTTCAAGTGGTCCTCATATAACTAAAGATGGTGCATCAAATAATTACGTTGCATATGACGTCCAAACTGGTGAAGAAATTTGGAGAGCAGCTCATGGAGAGTATCCTTGGGGTGCATTGCCATCTTACAGCTATGTTTACCATGATGGAGTTGACTTTTTCGGAAGTTACGATGGACATGTATACGCATACTCAACTAATGATGGTTCATTAATCTGGAAGAGCGAATTTAATGGTGAAACTTTTGAAACATTGGAATCAACGCAACCATTTAACGGAAAAGCAATTGGTGCTGACGGAAAACTGTATTTCTCAACTGCAACACCATATCAAATGATGCCTCGACCTCGATTTAAACCACTTGTCTGCATCGATGAATATACTGGCGAATTCTTATGGAAACTACCTATCGATATGATGCCAATGGGCATTGCTGATGGTTACCTAATCTGCGAAGACATAGACAATGGAGTAGAATATGGAATCGGTAAAGGACCAACTACAACAACAGTGTCTGCTACTTACGAGGCAGTGATTCTTGGCTCGTCTACAATAATAAAAGGAACAGTTACTGACCAATCTCCAGGTTCGCCAAACACTCCTGCAATATCTGATGAAGACATGAGCGAATGGATGGACTATCTGTATGGTCAAAATGCAACGTTACTAAACAACCCCCCCACTCCAAAAGGAGTTACAGTAAAGCTTGAAGCAATAGACCCTAACGGTAATTACCAAAATTTGGGAACTACCATTTCTGATTCCTATGGCAACTATGGATTTACATGTAAGCCAAAAATTGAAGGCCAATATACGATAATTGCAACCTTTGAAGGTTCTGAATCATATTTTGGATCCTCCGCTACGACTTACCTAACTGTTGACCCTGCAATAACACCCTCAACAGCAATTGACACCGAAGAACCAGTAAATACTGAAACTCCAATTTCCTCCGAAGAACCGCCAGCAGCAACTTCAACAGATTTTACAGTTCTAATAATCCTTGGGATTGTAGCTGCTGTAGTTGGAAGTGCATATTGGATTGTAAAAAGAAAATAA
- the tfb gene encoding transcription initiation factor IIB (stabilizes TBP binding to an archaeal box-A promoter; responsible for recruiting RNA polymerase II to the pre-initiation complex), whose amino-acid sequence MSYGSAEKCNECGGSLLIRDPESGEIVCATCGIVVSSQATDFGPEWRAYSPEERKNKRRVGAPQTLSIHDKGLTTNIDWRDISGFAPEKRAELHRIRQWQQRSRVSNSSERNLTIALSEINRISDKLQLPKNIVETSSVIYRKAVNEKLIRGRSIRGMAVAATYLACRQNKLIRTITKMEEVTGISRKEIASNYRYLVRQLKIFVPIVKPNQHITKLSNNLELDGVTEGIAHQINLGAKEQKLTAGRGAKSIAAAACYIAARIVGNYRTQREVAEAAELTEVTIRNRYKEMMKQLTIVVRL is encoded by the coding sequence ATGAGTTATGGTTCTGCTGAAAAATGTAACGAATGTGGGGGTTCTCTGCTGATACGTGACCCAGAAAGTGGGGAAATAGTTTGTGCAACATGCGGAATAGTCGTATCATCCCAAGCAACAGATTTTGGACCAGAATGGCGAGCCTACAGCCCAGAAGAGCGCAAAAACAAACGACGCGTGGGAGCCCCTCAAACGTTATCCATTCATGATAAAGGACTGACAACAAACATTGACTGGCGCGACATTAGTGGATTCGCCCCAGAAAAACGAGCTGAACTACACCGCATCCGTCAATGGCAACAAAGAAGCAGAGTCTCCAACTCCTCAGAAAGAAACCTCACCATAGCCCTGTCGGAAATAAACAGGATATCAGATAAACTGCAGTTGCCCAAAAACATTGTAGAAACCTCTTCAGTTATTTACAGAAAAGCAGTAAATGAAAAACTAATCCGCGGGCGCTCAATTCGGGGAATGGCCGTAGCTGCTACATATTTAGCGTGCAGACAAAACAAGCTTATTCGAACCATTACAAAAATGGAAGAAGTAACCGGAATAAGCAGAAAAGAAATTGCATCAAATTATCGGTACCTTGTAAGACAACTGAAAATTTTTGTTCCCATCGTCAAACCCAACCAGCACATAACAAAATTGTCCAACAACCTCGAATTAGACGGTGTAACAGAAGGAATTGCCCACCAAATCAATTTAGGAGCAAAAGAACAAAAACTAACAGCTGGAAGAGGCGCAAAAAGCATCGCAGCAGCAGCATGCTACATAGCTGCCAGAATAGTTGGAAATTACCGCACCCAAAGAGAAGTCGCAGAGGCAGCGGAACTAACAGAAGTTACCATCAGAAACAGATACAAAGAAATGATGAAACAACTAACAATAGTTGTGAGGCTCTAA
- a CDS encoding uroporphyrinogen-III synthase: MVPDAINLKGRNIAITRPTEQAEETAELIKSYGGVPYFISSIELKQTCDLESVKRFVDELKMNRINYVMFMSVNGIRYLVRCAEDLGLKLQLLNGLNDVVVLAVGPKTAQELVDYGVCVDLVPVKYSSEGIIDCLTQHEITGKTVYLPRTKGAPPDLANNLRNLGAVVHELYVYESLLPTESDLKKKFFDDLCAGAIDAIIFGSSLSAKNLIEMLSELVSQKQLQSLLNTELTIVAIGPTTAQALSSLGLKVDVMPEKYLFTEALKALSDYWEI, translated from the coding sequence ATGGTTCCCGACGCCATAAACCTAAAAGGACGAAATATCGCAATCACTCGACCTACTGAGCAAGCTGAAGAAACTGCAGAATTGATAAAAAGTTACGGTGGAGTGCCTTACTTTATTTCATCTATTGAACTTAAGCAAACTTGTGACTTGGAATCTGTGAAACGGTTTGTTGATGAACTTAAAATGAATAGAATTAATTATGTTATGTTCATGAGTGTGAACGGAATTCGTTATCTAGTCCGTTGTGCTGAGGATTTGGGGCTTAAATTGCAACTTTTGAATGGTCTGAATGATGTCGTGGTGTTGGCTGTAGGTCCAAAAACAGCTCAAGAACTTGTTGATTATGGGGTTTGTGTGGACTTGGTTCCTGTAAAATACAGTTCTGAAGGAATAATTGACTGCTTAACTCAACACGAAATAACTGGCAAAACAGTTTACCTTCCTAGAACCAAAGGAGCTCCACCTGATCTTGCGAACAATCTCCGAAACCTTGGTGCAGTCGTTCACGAGTTATATGTATATGAATCCTTGCTTCCAACTGAATCAGATTTGAAAAAAAAATTTTTTGATGATTTATGTGCTGGAGCAATTGATGCAATTATTTTTGGCAGTTCCTTGAGTGCTAAAAACTTGATTGAAATGCTAAGTGAGTTAGTTTCTCAAAAACAATTGCAAAGCCTACTGAATACCGAATTAACCATCGTAGCTATAGGTCCCACTACTGCTCAGGCTTTGTCCAGTTTGGGTTTGAAAGTTGATGTGATGCCTGAAAAGTATCTATTTACAGAAGCTTTGAAAGCTTTATCTGATTATTGGGAAATTTAA
- the cobA gene encoding uroporphyrinogen-III C-methyltransferase, with translation MAVGKVFLVGAGPGDPKLVTLKAIEALQQAEIVVFDRLVSESILDFAPKGAQKIYVGKSSTKHQLTQDEINQLLVDFALEGKTVVRLKGGDPFVFGRGGEEAEALVEHNLAFEVIPGVTSAVAVAAYAGIPVTHRDWASSFAVVTGHQTADPQQAIDWKKLAGSVDTIVVLMGVGSLNSTTQSLIEGGLSPSLPVAVVECGTTPNQRRLVGTLDSIAELAQKKRVEPPAVVIIGEVVNLGSKLSWFPTP, from the coding sequence ATGGCAGTTGGTAAAGTGTTTTTGGTTGGAGCTGGTCCTGGCGACCCCAAACTTGTTACTTTGAAGGCAATTGAAGCTTTACAGCAAGCCGAAATTGTTGTTTTTGACCGTTTGGTGTCTGAATCGATTCTTGATTTTGCTCCAAAAGGTGCTCAAAAAATCTATGTGGGAAAAAGCTCCACAAAACATCAGCTTACTCAAGACGAAATTAATCAATTGTTAGTTGATTTTGCTCTTGAAGGCAAAACTGTTGTTCGACTCAAAGGTGGAGACCCCTTCGTTTTTGGTCGAGGCGGAGAAGAAGCAGAAGCCCTTGTTGAACATAACCTAGCCTTTGAAGTCATTCCTGGAGTTACTTCTGCAGTTGCTGTTGCGGCGTATGCTGGTATTCCCGTTACTCATCGGGATTGGGCTTCTTCATTTGCAGTGGTTACTGGACATCAAACTGCAGACCCTCAACAAGCCATTGATTGGAAAAAACTTGCTGGTTCAGTGGACACAATTGTCGTTTTGATGGGTGTTGGCTCATTAAATTCAACCACTCAGTCTTTGATTGAAGGTGGTTTAAGTCCTAGTTTGCCTGTTGCAGTTGTTGAATGCGGCACAACACCAAACCAAAGACGCCTAGTTGGTACTTTGGATTCAATCGCAGAACTGGCTCAAAAGAAGCGTGTGGAACCTCCTGCTGTTGTTATAATTGGAGAAGTTGTTAATTTAGGAAGTAAGCTCTCATGGTTCCCGACGCCATAA
- the hemC gene encoding hydroxymethylbilane synthase, with translation MLFTVGTRGSELSLMQTNNVLKHLQSLNPGVEFQVKVIKTFGDKDQSQSLFALDRKGIFEKEIDQAIENEEVDFAVHSLKDVPILEHSETTIAAIPKRNSPHDVLISKDNISFAELPQGAVIGTSSLRRMSQVKNLRSDLQIKPIRGNVDTRIKKVNKGEFDAVIVAEAGLNRLGLQNKITERFSLEQFSPSAGQGALALAAKQGNESVIEILESINHTPSQAEITAERSLVLGLEGGCRVPIGTIGRANGNKLTFFACVFSLDGQTKIISSSTGALEDAQLLGKKVAKNLIQQGAKELEAEWREKYGSW, from the coding sequence ATGCTTTTTACTGTTGGTACCCGAGGAAGCGAACTTTCCTTGATGCAAACAAACAATGTTTTGAAGCATCTACAGTCTCTTAACCCTGGTGTTGAGTTTCAGGTAAAAGTAATCAAAACCTTCGGAGACAAAGACCAGTCTCAGTCTCTTTTTGCTCTTGACCGAAAAGGCATCTTTGAAAAAGAAATTGACCAAGCAATCGAAAACGAAGAAGTTGATTTTGCAGTTCACAGCCTCAAAGACGTTCCCATTCTTGAACATTCTGAAACAACAATTGCTGCAATACCCAAACGCAATTCCCCTCATGATGTTTTAATTTCAAAGGATAACATTTCTTTTGCTGAGTTGCCTCAAGGTGCAGTAATCGGCACCAGCAGTTTGCGAAGAATGTCTCAAGTTAAAAATCTTCGTTCTGATTTGCAGATTAAACCCATCCGGGGCAATGTGGACACTCGAATAAAAAAGGTAAACAAGGGTGAATTTGATGCCGTTATTGTTGCAGAAGCTGGCCTTAACCGATTGGGATTGCAAAACAAAATTACTGAACGTTTCTCTTTGGAGCAGTTTTCTCCTTCTGCAGGACAAGGTGCTTTGGCGTTAGCTGCAAAACAGGGTAACGAGTCTGTGATTGAAATTCTTGAATCTATAAATCATACTCCATCCCAAGCTGAAATAACCGCTGAACGAAGTTTAGTTCTTGGTCTTGAAGGCGGTTGTAGAGTACCCATCGGCACTATTGGACGAGCTAACGGTAACAAGTTGACATTTTTTGCGTGTGTGTTTTCTTTGGATGGACAAACAAAAATAATTTCTTCATCAACAGGCGCCCTTGAGGATGCTCAACTTTTAGGTAAAAAAGTAGCAAAAAACCTGATCCAGCAAGGCGCCAAGGAGTTGGAAGCGGAATGGAGGGAAAAATATGGCAGTTGGTAA
- the hemL gene encoding glutamate-1-semialdehyde 2,1-aminomutase produces MAQPAVRKTVSERLFDQSRNILPGGVNSPVRAFKPYPFFVKQAMGSKLYSVDDNVYLDYCLGYGPLILGHAFEGILNAVQQQIQKGTLYGAPTEDEVNFAQLIKELFPSMEMLRLVNTGTEATMHAIRLARGFTGKQKIIKFEGCYHGAHDYVLVKAGSGATSFGAPDSLGIPKETVQNTIVVPYNNYPVLEETIKRQSHEIAAVIVEPIIGNAGLILPSNDFLQKIRQLTQSYEVLLIFDEVITGFRVALGGAQERYQIKPDLTTLGKILGGGFPIAAFGGRKDIMLNLSPVGNVYQAGTFSGNPVSVAAGSAVLQTLQKNKDEIYPKIERNCQKLAGAIKDLAGNYNIPAQVNNIASMFQIFFSANPITDYTSAKMSDTQKFSVYFHELLKKGVFIAPSQFETCFLSTAHTQEDLQKTVEAVDDALCKVSTTGRAV; encoded by the coding sequence ATGGCTCAACCAGCAGTAAGAAAAACAGTTTCAGAACGTTTATTTGACCAATCCCGAAACATTTTGCCCGGTGGCGTAAATAGTCCTGTTAGAGCGTTCAAACCGTATCCCTTTTTTGTTAAACAGGCAATGGGTTCTAAACTATACAGTGTTGACGACAATGTGTATCTGGACTACTGTTTAGGTTACGGACCCTTGATTCTTGGTCACGCCTTTGAAGGAATACTAAATGCAGTACAACAACAAATCCAAAAAGGCACCCTTTATGGAGCACCAACAGAAGACGAAGTCAACTTTGCTCAACTCATAAAAGAACTATTTCCCAGTATGGAAATGCTACGACTAGTAAACACAGGCACAGAAGCAACAATGCATGCAATACGCCTTGCCCGGGGCTTCACTGGAAAACAAAAAATCATCAAATTTGAGGGCTGCTACCATGGAGCTCATGATTACGTTTTGGTGAAGGCAGGTTCTGGGGCTACTTCTTTTGGGGCTCCAGATTCTCTTGGAATTCCTAAAGAAACTGTTCAAAACACCATTGTTGTGCCCTACAATAACTATCCAGTTTTGGAAGAAACAATCAAAAGACAAAGCCATGAAATTGCTGCAGTAATTGTTGAACCCATAATTGGTAATGCGGGTCTTATTTTGCCTAGCAATGATTTTCTGCAAAAGATCCGCCAATTGACTCAAAGTTATGAGGTTCTTTTGATTTTTGATGAGGTCATAACTGGTTTTCGTGTTGCTCTTGGGGGTGCGCAAGAACGTTACCAAATAAAGCCTGACCTTACTACCTTAGGTAAAATCCTAGGAGGCGGTTTTCCGATTGCAGCTTTTGGTGGACGAAAAGACATCATGCTAAACCTATCCCCTGTGGGTAATGTGTATCAGGCAGGCACTTTTAGCGGCAACCCTGTTTCTGTGGCTGCTGGGTCTGCAGTTCTTCAAACTTTACAAAAAAACAAGGATGAAATTTATCCTAAAATAGAACGCAACTGCCAAAAACTAGCTGGTGCAATAAAAGATTTAGCTGGAAACTATAACATACCCGCTCAGGTAAACAACATTGCTTCTATGTTCCAGATTTTCTTCTCGGCTAACCCCATTACTGATTACACAAGCGCAAAAATGTCTGACACTCAAAAGTTTTCAGTGTATTTTCATGAACTTTTGAAGAAAGGTGTGTTTATTGCACCATCTCAATTCGAAACCTGTTTCTTATCCACTGCTCACACCCAAGAAGACCTACAAAAAACCGTTGAAGCTGTTGATGACGCTTTGTGTAAAGTTTCAACAACAGGAAGGGCTGTTTAA
- the hemB gene encoding porphobilinogen synthase has protein sequence MMGFPYVRMRRLRRTPALRALNTAVRVHPNNLVQPLFIDENAKSSVPISCMSGCYRLPLDSVIDECRQILENGVNSVLLFGIPKTRDEKGSESFNKDGIIQKAVGDLKNEFGAELVVMTDVCLCEYTNHGHCGIVENNKILNDSTLEFLQKIAVSHAEAGADIVAPSSMMDGQVLALREALDDSSFDGIGIMAYSAKYASSFYGPFREAADSVPSFGDRKCYQMHYANSDEALREMELDANEGADILMVKPAMAYLDIISLAKSNFSLPIAAYSVSGEYAMIKAASQNGWIDEKAAVLELLTGIKRAGADIIITYFAKDVGLWLNQQ, from the coding sequence ATGATGGGTTTTCCATACGTTAGAATGAGGCGACTGCGCAGAACCCCTGCATTGCGCGCTTTAAATACTGCTGTTAGGGTTCATCCAAACAATCTGGTTCAACCTCTGTTTATCGACGAAAACGCCAAATCTTCTGTTCCGATTTCTTGCATGTCAGGTTGCTACAGGTTACCTCTGGATTCTGTGATTGATGAATGTCGACAAATCCTTGAGAATGGGGTTAATTCTGTTCTTCTGTTTGGGATACCCAAAACACGAGATGAAAAGGGTTCTGAATCTTTCAACAAAGATGGCATTATTCAAAAAGCCGTCGGGGACCTGAAGAACGAATTTGGTGCCGAACTGGTTGTAATGACTGACGTTTGTCTTTGTGAATATACAAATCATGGTCATTGTGGTATCGTGGAAAACAATAAAATACTAAATGATTCAACTCTGGAATTTCTACAGAAAATAGCGGTTAGTCACGCTGAAGCTGGAGCAGACATAGTAGCACCATCCAGCATGATGGATGGACAAGTTCTGGCTCTTCGTGAAGCGCTAGATGATTCGAGCTTTGATGGCATTGGTATAATGGCCTATTCTGCAAAATATGCTTCTAGTTTTTATGGCCCCTTTAGGGAAGCTGCTGATTCTGTGCCAAGTTTTGGCGACAGAAAATGTTACCAAATGCATTATGCCAACTCTGATGAAGCTTTACGCGAAATGGAGCTAGATGCCAACGAAGGGGCAGACATTTTGATGGTCAAGCCCGCCATGGCTTACCTTGATATCATTAGTTTGGCAAAATCAAACTTCAGTTTGCCCATAGCCGCCTACAGTGTAAGCGGAGAATACGCAATGATTAAAGCCGCCTCTCAGAATGGATGGATTGATGAAAAAGCAGCTGTTTTGGAGCTGTTAACTGGAATTAAACGGGCAGGCGCAGACATAATAATCACATATTTTGCTAAGGATGTTGGATTATGGCTCAACCAGCAGTAA
- a CDS encoding bifunctional precorrin-2 dehydrogenase/sirohydrochlorin ferrochelatase, translating to MILDLDLKNKQVVIVGGGPEAYRKVVSFLDAGSKVLVVSLTFLHEIHTLYELKKIRLQKENIQDAQSFISSLENVPDVLVAVTNDPDLNSQLVTVGKVAGCMVYAVDNPEISDFMLPALAKIDDVRIAVSTQGASPSMARVLRQRIEKMISKQDLLQIKLQEFVRAELKQKISDQKIRKIVLSEIIEDPQIQKLLKKGNMEHAKQFALDIANSFQEQYSVNGEV from the coding sequence ATGATTTTAGATCTTGACCTAAAAAACAAGCAAGTTGTCATCGTTGGAGGTGGACCCGAAGCTTACCGAAAGGTCGTGAGTTTCTTAGATGCAGGTTCAAAAGTTTTGGTTGTCAGCCTGACTTTTTTGCATGAAATTCACACTTTGTATGAACTGAAAAAAATACGGTTACAAAAAGAAAACATCCAAGATGCTCAATCTTTTATCAGCAGTTTAGAAAATGTGCCTGATGTTTTAGTTGCAGTTACAAACGACCCCGACCTTAATTCTCAACTTGTTACCGTTGGTAAAGTGGCAGGATGCATGGTTTATGCTGTGGATAATCCAGAAATTAGCGATTTCATGCTTCCTGCATTAGCAAAAATTGACGATGTTAGAATTGCCGTGTCTACACAGGGTGCAAGTCCTTCTATGGCTCGTGTTCTTAGACAAAGAATCGAAAAAATGATATCCAAACAAGATCTGCTTCAAATCAAGTTACAAGAATTTGTCCGAGCAGAATTAAAACAGAAAATTTCTGACCAAAAAATTAGAAAAATTGTTTTGTCTGAAATCATTGAAGACCCCCAAATACAAAAACTTTTGAAAAAAGGTAACATGGAACACGCAAAACAATTTGCTTTGGACATTGCAAATAGTTTTCAAGAACAATACAGTGTTAATGGAGAGGTGTAA
- a CDS encoding AAA family ATPase: MRHRIGLVYVSGSLPCFENFGNLPTDLIREDAMVDGKPASEILDLLIIPGGSLVESQSISSRLQKEIVKMADSDKFVLGICSGFQILSNATDIGRLSSTPIMREGLGLIDVEFQPLICTDRVKATVIGKSFMTDVIGETVSGFHCHTYGKIVPGKNARPIIVSHIQRLNYRNNPQDFTSGFSNKKGNVVGILTHGLLDENPVIINSIMKSLDLSSEDFQEIKAANSQLIQTVSNEIGVSTNLHPEQNLPRPSQVPVLLFTTATGSGSGKTFIVTGVAGALKKRGLNLGLLKIGGDIRDIVPALYLIKEPIKSYSSLHLANSGWVPIFDAVSNASKDYDFIVIEGAMGSFTGFLNETVKRPATTAEIASALGVPTVVVVACDKAGVEGATVIGLSYVNLLKALGIKVVGIILNKVHTSYFTPEIKKFVESAFNNIGVELLGVIPKIQLEGRGAIPEIEIKYEEFGTKAIQTLEEALDLDALMRLAAPVVPSSVSYETVLKKFKQLLDNGCDFDKTTGDAN, encoded by the coding sequence TTGCGGCACCGAATTGGATTAGTATATGTTTCTGGGTCATTACCTTGCTTTGAAAACTTCGGAAACCTACCAACTGACCTAATTCGCGAAGATGCAATGGTTGATGGAAAACCTGCATCAGAAATTCTTGATTTATTAATAATCCCTGGAGGCAGCCTTGTTGAATCTCAAAGCATAAGCTCTCGTCTCCAAAAAGAGATAGTTAAAATGGCTGATTCGGATAAGTTTGTTTTGGGTATATGTTCAGGTTTTCAGATACTTTCTAATGCAACCGACATTGGACGCTTGTCATCTACCCCCATCATGCGAGAAGGGCTTGGCTTGATTGATGTAGAATTTCAGCCCTTGATTTGCACTGACCGTGTGAAAGCTACTGTTATTGGAAAAAGTTTCATGACTGATGTCATCGGAGAAACAGTTTCTGGTTTTCACTGTCACACGTACGGCAAAATCGTTCCTGGCAAAAACGCAAGACCCATTATTGTTTCTCACATTCAGCGGCTTAATTACCGAAATAATCCACAAGATTTTACGTCAGGATTCAGCAACAAAAAAGGCAATGTGGTTGGCATTTTAACTCACGGTTTGTTGGATGAAAACCCTGTTATTATTAACAGCATCATGAAGTCATTGGATTTGTCATCTGAAGACTTCCAAGAAATAAAAGCTGCCAATTCACAATTGATACAAACGGTTAGCAATGAAATTGGCGTATCAACAAATCTTCATCCTGAACAAAACTTGCCAAGGCCTTCACAAGTTCCTGTCCTTTTGTTTACGACAGCAACTGGTAGTGGGTCAGGTAAAACCTTCATAGTTACTGGAGTTGCTGGAGCATTAAAAAAACGTGGACTCAACCTTGGTCTGCTAAAAATTGGTGGCGACATCCGAGACATTGTTCCTGCCTTGTATTTGATTAAAGAACCAATAAAGTCATACTCTTCGTTGCATTTAGCAAACAGTGGATGGGTTCCCATTTTTGATGCAGTGAGTAACGCAAGCAAAGATTATGATTTTATTGTAATTGAAGGTGCCATGGGGTCTTTCACTGGATTTTTGAATGAAACCGTGAAACGTCCTGCGACAACTGCGGAAATTGCATCTGCTCTAGGTGTTCCAACTGTTGTTGTGGTTGCCTGTGACAAAGCAGGCGTTGAAGGTGCAACAGTAATTGGATTAAGTTATGTTAATTTGTTGAAGGCTCTTGGAATCAAAGTAGTTGGAATAATCTTAAACAAGGTTCATACAAGCTACTTTACTCCTGAAATAAAAAAATTTGTAGAATCTGCTTTTAATAATATAGGCGTTGAACTCCTTGGAGTAATCCCAAAAATTCAGTTGGAAGGGCGAGGTGCAATTCCCGAAATAGAAATAAAATACGAAGAATTTGGTACTAAAGCAATCCAAACCCTCGAAGAAGCTTTGGATTTAGATGCCCTTATGCGGTTAGCAGCTCCTGTTGTGCCGTCTTCGGTTAGTTATGAAACAGTTTTGAAGAAGTTTAAACAACTACTTGATAACGGCTGTGATTTCGACAAAACAACTGGAGATGCAAACTGA